A window from Primulina huaijiensis isolate GDHJ02 chromosome 13, ASM1229523v2, whole genome shotgun sequence encodes these proteins:
- the LOC140990869 gene encoding protein TAPETUM DETERMINANT 1-like yields MRQESSLRRRRIDVFTAVFAVTFLLFIIQTYSDHDQWQVGTVLSEKKNLIVAQNTPSLNNHRKLLNHAPRKGEKGNEEKVEPNRIWSEKCSKSDIVLSQGATEPLPNGIPTYTVEIMNVCVSGCDISAIHLSCRWFSSARLVNPRVFKRLRFDDCLVNDGNPLVNGRTLSFQYANTFRYPLSVSSVTCRLPGQAPADTRN; encoded by the exons TTTGCGGTCACATTCTTGCTGTTCATCATTCAAACTTATTCAG ATCATGATCAATGGCAGGTCGGTACAGTTCTATCTGAGAAGAAGAATTTAATTGTAGCCCAGAACACACCCTCTCTTAATAATCATCGCAAGCTGCTTAATCATG CTCCAAGAAAAGGTGAAAAGGGAAATGAAGAGAAAGTGGAGCCCAACAGAATCTGGAGCGAAAAGTGTTCAAAGTCGGATATAGTGCTCAGCCAGGGCGCCACCGAGCCGCTGCCGAACGGCATCCCCACGTACACGGTGGAGATAATGAACGTGTGCGTATCCGGCTGCGACATCTCCGCCATCCACCTCAGCTGCCGCTGGTTCAGCTCCGCCCGCCTCGTCAATCCCCGCGTCTTCAAACGCCTCCGATTTGACGACTGCCTCGTCAACGACGGCAACCCTCTCGTCAACGGCCGCACGCTCTCCTTCCAATATGCCAACACCTTCCGATACCCCCTCTCCGTCTCCTCAGTCACTTGCCGGCTTCCGGGGCAAGCTCCGGCCGACACGAGAAATTAA